Genomic segment of Molothrus aeneus isolate 106 chromosome 3, BPBGC_Maene_1.0, whole genome shotgun sequence:
TTGTCAAATTCAGTATCAATCGGAATTTTTCAACTGTTATTGTTTCTCTGCATTAGCAGTGTGTCTTTCATAGACACCTAGGTAAGTGTAGCTGCTCTGTTGTGTCTCTGGGTGGCTGAAATACTACAGAGACATCTCCCCAGGGTGGTGGAGGTAAAATGGGTCCAAATCAGTGTCGTGGCTGCATGCTTGCCTCCTCTTTGTAAAAGTCAAGCACAGCACATCAAAGGTGTGAAATGGAAGCATAGCATGTAACCTTTGAAAACGTATTGCTGCTGGATTCTGTTGTGAGCAAGTATTTTGAGGCAGCTAAGAATGATGGCCATGTTTGTTATTCTGAATAAAAAGGTGTAAGGAATAGTGAAGTTCATCTTGCCATGATCATGTTGTTCCAGAACTGTTTCTTATAAAGGTTTCTTTTAAGTATTGCATTTTCCTTTGACTCATTTGCTTTTAGCTGCTGCCAGAGACACATACTAAGCTGTGTAGCTCAATGGTTTGATCTAATAACTTCCAGGTAGGCTCTATGCAGCTGAACAAAAGTCACTTTAGTAGCAAGGTAGGTAGGATTTCCTCTGTGTAGGAAACTCAGAGGCAGTGTGATCTATCTGACCTATAAACGCTTGGTTTCAGATCTCTCAATCCTCTCAAGAGGCAGCTAGCAGGTTTGTTCAGTGTTAGACATGTTTTGAGTAGGTGGCTTGTAGTCCATTGGCTGACACAGAGCAGATGTTCCTGGAAAGTCTTGATATTGACAAAATATGTGAATTGTGGTTAATCTTAGAGCATTAAAAGGTGTTCAGTATAACTGTAAGTTATCTCCTGGAGGGGACAGCTTAACAGTAttgtctgtgtttctgtgaaattgtgtttcttttatttctattaaataCCTCAGgcttggcctgtagaaaagcaaGGTGAGTCTGTTCTGTGGTGGATTGTGTGTGAACTTCAAAGGGGAAGTGTGGGTACATACACAGGATGGCCAAAGCTAACGTGCCACTTCCATTTGTGGGTGCCTTGCGAGTGCTGTTGACAGGATGTGTCTCTATCTCGGCAGTGGAGATTTTGGAGATTCGGTTATCCACGTGATGTGGATGTGGTAGGCCATGATGGTTGTAAGCTACATGTCTGGGAAGTGAAAGGCAGGATATGTTCATTGTACTTGGGAAAGAGCTGACAGCGCAGCTCTTGTGGTGGAAGCAGCGGTAGTTTGTGTGTTCTGTGTTGCTGAAAGTAAGAGGATACGATGGGAGGTTGGGGCTGGGAGATGAGGATGTGCACACAGGAAGGTGCTATGGCTGGGTGTGTGTGGTTAGGTGGGGTGGATGCCTCCAGGATATGAGGGGGAGGGTGGGGGAAGTGGCTTGGGCAGCAATATTCAGTGTTCATGATGaagccttttctttctccttgtcCCCTAGATCTCCTATCCCCTAAGTGATGAGGACAGCGATGACTCTGAGGGAGAGAACCAGGAACTTGCTCAGATCGACAGAGGTAAAGGGATGAAGATAGAAGGATCCCGGGATACTACGGCTGAAgtcagtttttcttttcactcGTGCTCTTGCAAGTGCCTCCTTCTCAGTCCCCAATGTACCACAAACAGATGCATTAAATCAGTCACCTTTGAAGCGTTTGGGACCTCACAGGGAGAGGCTGGTGTTATCAGATGCTGCAGTTGCATTTTTACCACCAGAAATAGACATTGTTAACCATGTGTTAAAGTCCCAGTGCTCTGACATGGGGCAGAGATGGTCCACAattgtgccagcagcagagctgggacaaaAAATTTATCTTCTATTCCATGCTTTTGCACTTGTGTCATCTTTGTTCTGGGTTTCCTCATCCTTGCTATTTTGAGTTTTAACCTTCAGTTTATTCATTCCCCTGGGTTCATTCTTTGATTATCTCTTTCCCATCCTCCTAGACTGTTGGTATTGTGCAGCCCCATTCTTGCATCTAGTGAGAGTCTCTGTCTAGAGATAGAGAAGATACAGGTgctctgctgttgttttttttacttgatATGAAGTAGCTTAGAGCTGCAGGTGAAATCTGTAGTAAATGCATCTCTTAAGTTATGCTAAGTTTGCCATTAGTGTatgccctgtgcccaggttCAAGCAGATTCTTATGCAGAGGAAGCAGAAGTTCAATTCCTGACCCACAGGACTTGTCCTGTTAGAATTCAGATCCCTGCTCCATATGGTCAGCAGAAGAGATAAAGCATGCCTAGATGAAGACAGGCTCTCTTGTGTGACAAGTCTTGTAATAGAGGTCTTTGATTTCCAGAAACCAGATCTCATTTATTTGAGCCATAAAGGTGATGCTTAGGATAGTGTAACTTGGCTTGTCTGCCCTGAGAACTGGTCACTAGAAGTTAATGTTTTTGGCTAGAGGCAAGTGCCTAGCAACACATCTGTAAGCTCATGTCTTCTCCACCTTGAGGAGGTGAGGTGGGTGACAGATCTGTGTTCTTTCTCTGGAACTAGACTTCCAGGTGATGGTTTGAAAGGGATGACATGTAGTGACATGTAGTAGTCTGGTCTGGAAACTTCTAAAGGGAAGCATTCAGCTGGGGGGGGCGGTGGGGGGGGGTGGGTCATTTCATCTGGGGAGGAGAAGGTGGAGAAACAGTTCAGAAGTTTACTTGTGAGGAGATGAAAACAGCAGGTCAGGAGGAAACACACCCATTTTATATAGGCTGTGGGACCCAGATGTGCTCTGCCACTTCTCAATCTCCTCCTCCCACCAGAGAGAAGACGGAATTGTACCCTGACTCCTCTGGCCACCAACCAGCTCCAGAACCAGGATAGCCAATGCTGCAAGGTTCGGGCCCTCTTCCATGCTAGCCTTGACCGGCACAGCtcggaggaggagctggagcgcATCAACCGGGAGTTTGCGGCGGAGAAGCGGAAGTGGTCGCAGGTCAGCCGGCTCACCTGCTGCAGCGACGGCAACAACGCCTCCTCCAGCGACGAGGAAGTGAAGAACTTGTGCGCCATGTCCTTCCGGCCCGTGGCAGAGCAGGCCGATGGCCTccaggccagccccagccccgtgcTGTTCAGTGCCTCCCCTCCCAAGAgactgcagcccctggtgcggAGCCCGGCCTCCGGGCCTTTAATCTTCACCAGCGTCGGGGCGGGCCTTGAGCAGGTCATGCCTTGTAAGAGACATCGACAGGGATATGGGGATAAGGTCAGCAGGCCCAGCCTTGACCTGGAAAAAATGCAGCAGGTAAGGCAGAACTTCACGTGAGGAAAGCAGCATTGCTTGACAAAAAGGCATGGTAAGCAAAGACAGAAATGGCTTATTGAGGCGAGTATAGCTGTGCTGTGAGGGCCCCGACGaaggaggaatgatgaggaggactttATGGATATGAGAAGGcgaattaattactttattacattattttatacATCTAAAACTGAATCTGCTAAGCACTCAACTTTGCACACACTGCACTGAATCTCATGACTGTCACTTGatagtcctgacacacacacacactcttggCCCTGATGGGCCAAGGAAACCAAACACTATGattttgggtaaacaatctgcatattgcattctacttttgtACAAACAGAGGTACAGTAAATGATaggaattgtgttttctttctctgatgttCTGAGAATATTTCTAGGTTTCacattcttgggaagaatttgtgccttgcttttctctgtgaagagaaatgtggggctacAGGCAAGGATCAGTAAATTCATAGGGTGCTTCTTGTGGTCATGTCTTTGGGGCACACTTTCAGGGTACTTCTGCTGTCTGTCTAGGATAAATTGGGGTAAGTGTAGATACCCCTCCTGAGAGGTAAAGGCACTGCTGCTTGGGTGGCTCCTGCCGTGTTTGGGCTGTCCTCTTGCTACACCAGGAGGAAGGCAGCACTTGTACTGTCCAGTTCATTGCATGGCACAGGAACAAAATCACTGGCATTTGCTTTCATCAAGTTACCACTGCTTCCATGATCTGACCTATGCCACTTACtcaaaaatgaattaattgcTCAGCATGTATCAAAAGAGCCTTTGGTGAAAGTGGTTGTCAACTTGATGATGATAGGAATTTCTGCACTTGTTGAGCTCCTTGGGCCTAGATCTCTTTATGCCTCCTAGGAGTTTTATAGCCATGTAATAGACTGCTTTTTACCTTCTTAACATTTCACAAACTGCTTACAGTTTGTTCTAGATGCAGTTACTCTTGATTTTGCAGGACTTTAGTTTGGCCTGGGACTGAGGTGTGGAAATGCTAGAAGTTTGCCttgtctctgcagagcctgggaaatggggcaggctgccctgtgcagttCCCATCTGGCGCCTCTGATTCAAAAGGCCTTGCTGTAGAGTTAGTATTTCATGtctcttcattatttttctatttgcaCTGGCGTAGTGTCAGCTTAAAAGGATATCTGCAGACATCTGCTGGCCCTGGTACGTTGCAGTAAgttaaaaacaattattttcagtTCTGAATTTCCTCTCATTAGGAAAGAATTTCACTGCCTCTGGTTTGTTGGACGTAGTAGTTTTAACCTTGCTTGCAACAATTCCTTTAAGCCTACAAGATGGACCCACTAAAAGAAAGGActatgcatttattttctgagaacCCTAAAAGTGAGATTTCTATTTCCCTATTACATTGTTGGTTTTTCTCAGTCCTGCTGGCAGCATACCTCCCATGAATACATAATGTAGAGACTTGTGCTTTCAGTACGGTTTTCCTCACCCCCTTTTCAACCTTCTAGCCAAGTTTCGGCTCACAGAACATTCAAAAGGCCCAGTCTTGCATTTCACATCACCCAAATCTTCTACTGATACTGACAGACTTTAATTAGTCTCACATCCTTACAAGAGAAGAAGAAAGCTGCGAAGCCTGTGCCCAGCCTTCTAGTTTTTCACAGTGCacataaaatgggaaaatgtttcttttggcCCAGGTGATTTCTCTGATTTGGATGCCAGGCATAGCATCTGCCTGCTCTCCCTCAAGCATATTTCAGCTCTGTCTTCAGGAGTGTATTGATAAAGGTTAGGGGCTAATTTATACCAGGCTTCCaaactgttgtttttttctgggaaaaccTTTTGAGAATAATTGGCTTCCTTGTCCATTTGCTCTCTACACTTCTGGAGTAATTGTGGCAAAGATTTTTGCAAAAGAAGTTGAAACCTGGAGTGGAGGTGgcagtgtgtttttaaaataacatttttactgTGGATGTCATTAACATTCCATGGTTGTGGAATCCATGTTATAAAGAAAGGATAGTCAGCTGGTGGATTTAATTTGACAGAAAGTGCACTGAGGGCACAACATGACatgacacacacatgcacagtgAGATGCagtctgaatattttatttggtcatttgtatttttatagcTCTAATTGGTTAACTTTCAGCCAGTAACATCTTGAAGCTTTATGATGAGTCTTTGCTTGCTATCTGTACTTATTTCTCCTATGAAAATTATTCAGGGCCCCCATTTCCCACTTATAAAATGGTACcagggtgtttgttttttgtctgTTTCCATTTTCCAACAAAAACGGCTCTTATTAGCTGCCTGGGCAGTGTGTGGCATCCTGTGTTTCTTAGTCAGGTAAATGATGCATATGAGGAATGTTAATATTAAAGAGGCTACTCTAAGGCTTCATCTGAGCTCTGAACATCAAGCTTTTCTTGCTTTGTGATTCTTATCCTTCCTATCATATGCTTGCCCATGAGAACGCAGCTGAAAAGTTTATCAGCTAGACTTTTTTTTAGTAGCAGATGTGGCTTTCACTCTTATCCCTGAGCCTTacttcccatccctgcagctctgtgcagctgacAGATGACAGAGTATCAGGCAAGATGAATTTGTGCCTGAAGCAAATGTGCTGTGAGATAAGAAAACACTTTGGGGGTATGATGTGGTATGGGTAACTCAAGGGTGGATGAAGAGATGCCAAGTGCTTTGCATCAAATTCTGTTTATGTTGGATGGTGATGGAATATTGGTCCAGAGGGTTGAGGTGTAGAGTGGCTCTGTGTAGGgatgtcttttttcttcctcccatgAGTTGATGGCAAGTGGTATCCAAATGTGTCCCTGTATTCCAGTGATTTGGTGCCTTTTGGTAAAAAAGAGGAGCAAATTTGGGAGACAAGTGGCTTGGGGGCAATCAGAGTGCTTTTTAAAAGTTAGGAAAGTGCTGTCCTTTCTTAGCATGTGAATAAATGGAAATCTCCATCATCCATGCCTTCCAGTTCAGCCTCCTGCAACAGGGAAGGCTGTACCAGGAGCAGGTTTAAAAAGCCCTGTTTTGGTTAGATGCCAGGCTATGCCTCTCCAGCTTCACAGGGTACAGTAATTCAGTCCTTCTGTGTCCCAGACATGAGTTGGGACTGTTGGCAGATGCATTTCCCACCCTGGCTGGTCAGCTGGCCACCCAGTGTCTCCCTGTTGAGGCCGAGCGAGGATATTTCAGTGCGCGCTTTTCTTCACTTCTCCAAAGGCCTAAAAAATGAGCTCAGAAGGCTTCTATTCTTTCCCTTAATTGGGCAGAAATGCCCTGGCTTGTGCAGACACTCGCTTTACTGCAGTGAATGCCCTCTCCAGGCACCCCTTGATCATGGTCCCTGGGCAGACACATCATTGcatgctggccctgctgccaacCACTTGCTATTTAATGAAgcctgctgccaccctgcaTGGCTGCTACCACTTCAGCATATCTGGCTTTTTTGGCAATGTTGAGAGCACAAggtcagggacagcagggacatcctTGGGTTCAAAGTTGAAGGCTCCAGGTTCACCTGAGGCATAAGGAAGTCTAGGGTGTCACAAAGACTtcttggagctgctgagctcatTCCCAGGGGATTAATTGGTCTTGGCATGTTGTGTAAACAGAGAGGAAGTAAAGGATCCTCCTGTGCCATTCAGTGGGACTGCCAGGAGCACCTTTGAAATCTACTTAAAGAAGCTTGTGAAGTCGGAGTGTAGCATTTGCAGGGAGAGAGATCTCCTGGGGGGAGAGCAGCTTTGGGGTGGTACAACAAGCAGTCCAAATTCTTTGTGTGGGTAGGTCCCTGATATGGAAAGCACAATTTTGAAGTACAAGGTAAAGAGTATGGGTACATGGGTATAATTCTAGGTACGCTGCAAAGTGATTAGATAGGTTTCATGTCTTGCTCATAGCTTTCTGCTGTGGTTTGCCTGCTTGTATGAATAGACAGAAATTCACAGAATATCTTGAGCTGGAAAAGACCCACAAGTTCaaatcctggccctgcacaggacagcagcaagaatcacaccatatgcctgagagtgCTGTCCAATTGGTTTTTGAACCTTGGCAGGGTTGGTGCCATGGCCACTAACCTGGGGAGCCTCTTACAGTGCCCAGctaccctctgggtgaagaaccttttcttatctccaacccaaacctcccttGACATCGCTTCAGGCCATttccttgggtcctgtcactggtcaccacagagaatagagcagtgcctgcccctctgcttcccctcatAAGGAAGTTCTAGACTGCAATGAGGTGTCCTTTCAGTCTCCTtgtcttcaggctgaacaagccaagTGATCTCAGCTGCTCTTTATTTGGTTTCCTCTATGGAGCATCAATACCATTTTCTTTTGGAGGCTTAGTGCATTTGAAATGCAATTAGATGCTAGGATGAAAAAGGCTAtctgagaagagaaaaatgcatcCTAGGCTACCATTTGGATTGTTCATTGTAGGCTCTGCACCCCCTTTGGTGGGTGACTAGTTTCAGTGCAAGACATACGAGTGGCTCTTCATCTTGACTTGACACTGGATAGAGTGCCTGATGAGAATGCTAATTTGGGTTTAGCTGTGTGATATCAAAACTATCTTCTTTCTGCTGTATGTTTCAGTACTGGCATTTTGGTTGGACTGAGCATTGGGGGGGTGATCAGCACCCCATCAGGACTTCCTTTGAGTCCCTACTGGTTGCACAGAGGCTGCAGAACAGCACTCGCCACACGTGACCAAGGCCCCAGTGTGAGACCCTGGTGCACTGGGGTCTGGGCTTTGGGCTGCTAATGGCTCCAGGGTTAGCTTTCCATATCCTTAGCACAGCTGGGTTTTGCCCTTGCCTGTCTCTCCAGGACTTGACAAATAGCTTCCAGATAGCTTCCACGTGTGAGCTCGTGAGTCCTTTTCACCTCTTGGCCTCCCGTTTGAATCCAGGCCTTTTCAGAATTGTTACCATCTGTTTGCCCATCTGAGCTTCTCTCTGTGGTGAGAGGGTGCCAGAAAATCTAGTGCTGGTGGTAGATTCAGCACAGTCTGCCCTGGGTCTCTCTTTCCAGAGTGACTGAGTGGAGTTCAGGGGCCTGTGCTGAGCATAATTCTTAAGGGGCCCAGTACCAGAACTTGTCCCTCAGGTGCGGGAAGTTGGGCCATAGCAGTTCTTTGTCTGTGGGCTTGTTGAAGCAACATAGTAAAGAAAGTGTTGCAGAAACTGGTTGCATCAGCGGAGCATGAGAAATTCTGCTTCTGCTAACCTCCTGcaattttgctttaatttttcacCCCCAGAAAtatgctgcagcagctgttctTCCAGCACAGGAGTGCCTGTCTATCTCAACCCTGACAGTGTTTGGCACTGAAGTGGCCAGCAAACAAATGTTGTGTGTGGCTGCTGCAAGGCAGTCTTAGCATGAGGAAATTTGGAGCTGAACATGATCGATGACATTGTCTGGTCTGCTTGCTTGTGAGGTTGTAGTTCCATGGTGGGAGGCTCTGGGACTCTAGACGTGTGCCATATGAGTGGGAGATGAGGCATGGTACAGGTGTCTTGTTCTTTGCATCtttggaggagctgaggagatgTTCTCCTGTGGTTTGATCTCTGTTGTAAAGACTGGCTCAGTGCTGGCTAGCTGATGGTCAGTTTGCTGACATCATTGATAGTCTGACAGTGGTGGGGAGAAAAACATGCTGTCTGGGAGGTGCAGAGAGACTCAGTAGCAGGGGAAATCATGAGGAACTCCACCTAGCCCCAAGGAGGTGATTATGACTCTGCCAGGCAGCAAATACCTCTGTCTCTGTGTCTCTTAAGTGTTCCCTGGATGGTTATCTAATTCATGCAAAAACATTAGGAAGTGCCTGTgtacagctgcagctggatgaaTCGGAATGTAAGAGAGGAGTAACCCATGTACAACTTGGCCTAGCTGCTTCTTAAAAAGCATAATGATTTCCTCCTGGAAGAGGCAAGGTGactgttttcttttcactggCGGTCAGGTTCATCTTGCTGCCAGCTTATAAATGCCAAAGGCAAGGCAGGCAGGATAACCTAGTCCTGTTCCTGAACTCTCAGCATCAACCAGAGTACCAGAGATTAGAGCATTctcacagaatggttgaggtTGCAGAGGCCCTCAGGAAGTTATACAGCCTGGATGCCAACAGCTTCTCCACGATGATCTGTGTTCTCTGTGCATTGttgaaaaacagaattaattttagTGCAAGTCCACTCCATGGCATCTGTTGATACTGTGTTCACCTTTCAGGTGTGCTGCTAGCAGACTTCCATTCTGAGCACACACCTCTCTTTGCACCTCTTCCATTGTTGtgtgagccctggcacagaatGTGTAGTCCATTCCAAGAGCCAAATGCTTCTGTTCTTCTCCtttgatgttttccttcctttttttatctCAGtgcatttttgttctgtttttgtaACATGTGCAAAGGGACAACAGTTCAAGAGGGAGATGGACAAATGAGCTGCTGTCTGGAAGTATTTATCTGTCTCTCTTTCCTGGGCTATGTGGCTGTGtaattttgctgccttttcctggAAGCTTGCATGCTGGTGAATATGTCCATCTGGAATACCAAGGGAGGGTGAGCCAATAGCTAGAATATATGCTGAGACATCTGAAATGTGGTTCCTTGAGGTGCTACTGTGAATCATGAAAAAGAGCAGGGATTAGGTTGGTCAGGGTCATTTGGATAGCACCAGAGAGCTTGGTTGAGCAAAAGGAAGATGAAGGAAAGACATTTGATGTGGCTGAAGtttgagaagcagcagagatcTGTGGAATAGGAACGTTAAGAATGGCAGAGACAGAGGTAGAGAGAGTATTTTTGTTGTATTAAGATTCCCAAAGGGACAATAATAGCACCTGGCACCAGTGGCAGAAAATTATGAGCCCGAGGTTCAAGCCAAGGGTTTATCATTTAGATTGGCAGGCTTGCTGGCTACCTTCCCAACCctgctgcctttctttttttcctcaaagctcTAAAGCCTGGTAAGAAGGTATTAGACTATAGCTGAGTCTTTGGCTGCAGTCCAAAGAGAGGAGATCAAATGGGCATATGGCACCACTGGCATGTGGCCTTGGGATGTGACTCAAGGAGAAGTCCTGAGTGATGCTGTGTAGGACTTTGAACTCTTGGTCTGACTCTGATAGTTAGGTAAGCCTGGGAGGAGCAAATTGGGAAGGAGGTAAAGCACTTCCACCTGAAAACATCTGCCAGAAGCTCTGCATGTGAATGGACAAGGTTGGGGTTTTGACCTCTAGCATTTTGCTCTCAAAGCACCACATAGAATGATTCCTACTGAACTAATTGAAGGAGGAGCCCAGTCTTCCATATCTGCTAGCTGTGTTTTATGATGGGCTGCCAGCTGGCCACAGGAAACATCACTCAGCAAAACCA
This window contains:
- the LOC136555264 gene encoding uncharacterized protein isoform X2, giving the protein MLNPFLAPRICTMLKILTKKLRNQSLNEIQPFQLKISYPLSDEDSDDSEGENQELAQIDRERRRNCTLTPLATNQLQNQDSQCCKVRALFHASLDRHSSEEELERINREFAAEKRKWSQVSRLTCCSDGNNASSSDEEVKNLCAMSFRPVAEQADGLQASPSPVLFSASPPKRLQPLVRSPASGPLIFTSVGAGLEQVMPCKRHRQGYGDKVSRPSLDLEKMQQSTNGGRPPPHFLYDPSTFAFRSLSTLKPLSPIAPVEEPSCAY
- the LOC136555264 gene encoding uncharacterized protein isoform X1: MLNPFLAPRICTMLKILTKKLRNQSLNEIQPFQLKISYPLSDEDSDDSEGENQELAQIDRERRRNCTLTPLATNQLQNQDSQCCKVRALFHASLDRHSSEEELERINREFAAEKRKWSQVSRLTCCSDGNNASSSDEEVKNLCAMSFRPVAEQADGLQASPSPVLFSASPPKRLQPLVRSPASGPLIFTSVGAGLEQVMPCKRHRQGYGDKVSRPSLDLEKMQQKMLLKKNCGAKTRVIKIRSTNGGRPPPHFLYDPSTFAFRSLSTLKPLSPIAPVEEPSCAY